A genomic stretch from Arachis stenosperma cultivar V10309 chromosome 3, arast.V10309.gnm1.PFL2, whole genome shotgun sequence includes:
- the LOC130969804 gene encoding uncharacterized protein LOC130969804: MNIALFSVPSSLPLPIQPHARLNKHNTSCQTISYHLSSKSFVALCSPSPSSSSSSSSSVVGVPDESGYGTTQSGGCKACGREEIEKGCNGEGRMQGGIATVPGFGWWPIKAYRPCPGFVASGGRYRRYGQSMDEVAFGRGPTPSSSPTDSNPISNKKQDPEKSKR; encoded by the exons ATGAATATAGCTCTTTTCTCGGTTCCATCTTCTCTCCCTCTTCCTATTCAGCCTCATGCCCGATTGAACAAGCATAATACCTCATGTCAAACAATCTCTTACCATCTTTCTTCTAAGTCATTTGTTGCTCTGTGCTCGCCTTCACcgagttcttcttcttcttcttcttcttcagtgGTTGGGGTTCCTGATGAATCTGGATACGGCACCACACAGAG CGGGGGTTGTAAGGCATGTGGAAGAGAAGAGATAGAGAAAGGGTGCAACGGTGAAGGAAGGATGCAGGGTGGGATTGCCACTGTTCCTGGATTTGGTTGGTGGCCCATTAAAGCTTATAGACCATGCCCGGGTTTCGTGGCCTCCGGTGGTCGCTATCGCCGATACGGACAAAGCATGGACGAGGTTGCCTTCGGCCGTGGCCCTACCCCCTCTTCCTCTCCCACCGACTCCAACCCGATAAG CAACAAGAAGCAAGACCCCGAGAAATCAAAGAGATAA
- the LOC130967631 gene encoding RNA polymerase II transcriptional coactivator KELP — MEDAESKERIEETVRTILEGSNMDEMTESKIRKQASTHLGLDLSQPPLKAFVKQVVQAFLDEKQRQPEPEADHNKPEYDDDGDLIICKLSERRRVTVQDFRGKTLVSIREYYRKDGKELPTSKGISLTEEQWSAFKKNVPAIEKAIKKMQSGNI, encoded by the exons atgGAGGACGCGGAATCGAAAGAGAGGATTGAGGAAACGGTGCGGACGATTCTAGAAGGATCCAACATGGATGAGATGACAGAGTCGAAGATTCGGAAGCAGGCTTCCACCCATCTCGGCCTCGACCTCTCCCAGCCGCCCCTCAAAGCCTTCGTCAAGCAGGTCGTTCAAGCATTCCTCGACGAGAAGCAGCGCCAACCTGAACCTGAAGCAGATCACAACAAGCCGGAGTACGATGACGACGGCGATCTCATCATCTGCAAGCTCTCTGAGAGGAGAAGGGTCACCGTTCAGGACTTCCGAGGCAAAACTTTGGTCTCCATTCGCGAGTATTATCGAAAGGACGGCAAGGAACTCCCTACCTCTAAAG GAATAAGTTTGACAGAGGAGCAATGGTCAGCCTTCAAGAAAAATGTGCCTGCTATAGAAAAGGCCATTAAGAAAATGCAGTCCGGCAACATATAA
- the LOC130970323 gene encoding uncharacterized protein LOC130970323, with translation MGNCSIKGTTGECHHTIRILSDSGAILQFKGPKTVGQVLQHYPGYGVFLWGHPSTPLQVHETLAYGIFYYLLPLKEKAPAEDQIPSNGVSAQGEGQELLQWSEVESKKSDDTEQPNKLLCAEGACNYVQNLSPGSALEVLPSAKNGVWRVKLVIGTRQLEEILSEQVNTEALIEKMRMAASSSPTRSRTMATWKVGWKPTLFHTLLAPISRARITASEYSFGSG, from the coding sequence ATGGGGAATTGCTCCATTAAGGGTACCACTGGAGAATGCCACCATACTATCCGTATCCTGAGTGATAGTGGTGCCATTTTACAGTTCAAAGGTCCTAAAACTGTTGGCCAAGTGCTCCAGCATTACCCAGGCTATGGTGTTTTCCTCTGGGGTCATCCCTCAACACCATTGCAGGTCCATGAGACCTTAGCCTATGGTATTTTCTATTACCTTCTTCCCCTGAAGGAGAAAGCCCCAGCGGAGGACCAGATACCTAGTAATGGGGTTTCAGCACAAGGGGAAGGCCAAGAGCTTCTTCAATGGTCAGAGGTAGAGTCAAAGAAGAGCGATGATACTGAGCAACCTAATAAGTTGCTGTGTGCTGAAGGGGCATGCAATTATGTCCAGAACTTGTCTCCCGGGTCAGCTCTTGAAGTGCTGCCTTCGGCTAAGAATGGGGTGTGGAGAGTGAAGCTGGTGATTGGCACAAGGCAGCTAGAGGAGATTTTGTCGGAGCAGGTGAACACGGAGGCGCTGATCGAGAAGATGAGGATGGCTGCAAGTAGTAGCCCTACAAGGAGCAGAACCATGGCCACTTGGAAAGTTGGGTGGAAGCCAACACTCTTCCATACATTGTTGGCACCTATTTCCCGTGCAAGAATCACTGCTTCAGAGTATAGCTTTGGTTCGGGTTAA